ACTATGATTGAATTATTAATCACGCTTGGCCTTGTGAGTATTTTAGCCATGCTTGCAGCTCCTTCATTCGCACAGTTTATAAAGCAAGAGCGCCTGACTAAAACAGCTAATCAATTAAATGCAATATATCGATATGCGAGAAGTGAGGCAGTAAAGCGAGCACAGACAGTGATCCTCACCAAACAAGACAACTCCTGGTTAGTAGAAATTGAAGTGCCAGATGGTAGAGAGGTTTTAAGGCAATTTGATTCAATCTACCCAACAGTTAACGCAGATCTGGTTGATCGTATGATACGTTCGACTGGCGAGCTGAATTTACAAAGCAATATTTTAATCACTGATAACGATAGAAATACTAAAGATTATCGTTTGTGTATTCTACAAAGCGGTCAAAGTTGGTTAGGTAAGGCAGAAGAAAATTGCGCGTAAATGCAGGCTTTTCATTGCTAGAAGTACTGGTTTCAATGTTTATTGCGAGCATTGCTTTAATTGGTCTGGGTGTTACCCAGCTTAAGTCATTGCAGTTCGCTAATAATAGCTTTGATTATACGGTTTCTTTGGTACAGGCACAGAATGCTATTGAGCGTATGTGGCCAGAACTTTGTGAAATACAACATAGCTCCCCATCAAAATTTACCGAGCAAGCATTTAGGGAGTCGTTACAGCCACCTAACAGCTTATCTTTTAGGTATGTGTTAACACTGCCAGAAAATTACAGTGCTGAGATGCAAATGACAGTGGCTTGGCAAGATTTGCGTGTGCCAGAGGAAGCAGAAAAACAATTGCTTAATCAGGTTACATTGAATGCAAGTTTCGTAGAGGTACCGAATGTGTGTAACACATAAAGCGAGACAATCGGGTTATACCTTACTTGAGATGTTGGTTGCGATGGCAGTCGGGTTATTTTTACTGGCAGGGGTTGCCATGTCTTATTCAGCGATAAAAAGCACGGTGAGAATGACGCAAGAGTTATCAGATGCACAAGAGGTGATCCGTTATACCAGCCAAGTATTTACGCGAAGTGTTAAGCAGACGAACAGTGAGCCCGTTATTAGCGCAGCTCCTTTAAGCATTCAATTTCAGCAACTTGCCAATGTACTATCTTGCCAAGGTACGACCCCAGCTGTG
The Pseudoalteromonas phenolica genome window above contains:
- a CDS encoding PilW family protein — translated: MCVTHKARQSGYTLLEMLVAMAVGLFLLAGVAMSYSAIKSTVRMTQELSDAQEVIRYTSQVFTRSVKQTNSEPVISAAPLSIQFQQLANVLSCQGTTPAVDYIETYALENGFLTCDIGDGNGAVQLLKGIEAINFAYDNHLVSVTVKPMNMPSHFGDGLQIDIATTQLILLEAFKESV
- a CDS encoding GspH/FimT family pseudopilin, whose translation is MIAGNKQKSHGFTMIELLITLGLVSILAMLAAPSFAQFIKQERLTKTANQLNAIYRYARSEAVKRAQTVILTKQDNSWLVEIEVPDGREVLRQFDSIYPTVNADLVDRMIRSTGELNLQSNILITDNDRNTKDYRLCILQSGQSWLGKAEENCA
- a CDS encoding type IV pilus modification PilV family protein; this encodes MRVNAGFSLLEVLVSMFIASIALIGLGVTQLKSLQFANNSFDYTVSLVQAQNAIERMWPELCEIQHSSPSKFTEQAFRESLQPPNSLSFRYVLTLPENYSAEMQMTVAWQDLRVPEEAEKQLLNQVTLNASFVEVPNVCNT